A genomic window from Methanovulcanius yangii includes:
- a CDS encoding roadblock/LC7 domain-containing protein: MLKSILGEFLRLDGIKAAVVVGRDGFVIESAEKGEIDTEALGAMASTGMGTSEAMGAELGQGEMIQMLVELENGPILLSPLSEDELIAIVAEKEVNIGRIRYELKKNRERIIAAL, translated from the coding sequence ATGCTTAAATCAATTTTAGGGGAATTTCTCCGACTTGACGGCATAAAAGCCGCGGTTGTCGTCGGCAGAGATGGATTTGTAATTGAAAGTGCGGAAAAAGGGGAAATTGATACAGAAGCGCTCGGTGCAATGGCTTCAACCGGCATGGGCACCTCAGAGGCAATGGGGGCAGAACTCGGGCAGGGTGAGATGATCCAGATGCTCGTCGAACTTGAAAACGGCCCGATACTTCTCTCACCTCTCTCTGAGGATGAACTGATTGCAATTGTGGCGGAAAAGGAGGTCAATATCGGCCGTATCCGCTATGAACTGAAGAAGAACAGAGAACGAATTATCGCCGCATTATGA
- a CDS encoding Ni/Fe hydrogenase subunit alpha, protein MKNICINPVTRIEGHAQVRIQLDDAGEVESAHFNVVELRGFEKFMIGAAVEEAPRITPRICGICPTSHHIASVKACDQIFGATVPPTAQKLRELLMLGQFVHSHSLHFFMLAAPDFLIGHEVNPEERNILGLVKKSPEIAKKAIEVRKFGQRLTEAIGGKPIHPSSAVPGGISHTLSEQSRAELLAMAEKSLAIAIDCWGMAKDLLEKADLSFGAVESSFMGLSNNGTFSVCEGSPQILSPEGTFAGTYDGAGYLDFIEEYSESWSYLKFARLASGNYYRVGPLARLNIVNSMGTPRADEALDEYRDKFGRVVQTTLAYNPARYIEFLAATERAVDLLKDPSITGDFIRTPINEVVNKRGVGIIEAPRGTLIHDYTVNDEGFIEKCNLIVATCQNNWAMDRGVEDVARKVVRNGDISESAKNQIEMVIRAYDPCISCATHAIKQMPVTFELVHGKNDNRDGKRIQIKRCL, encoded by the coding sequence ATGAAAAATATCTGTATCAATCCCGTTACCCGCATTGAGGGTCATGCACAGGTGCGAATCCAACTGGACGATGCGGGAGAAGTGGAGAGCGCACATTTCAATGTTGTCGAGCTGAGGGGTTTCGAAAAATTCATGATCGGAGCCGCAGTAGAAGAAGCGCCCAGGATTACCCCGAGAATATGTGGAATCTGCCCAACATCACATCATATTGCATCCGTCAAGGCATGCGATCAGATATTTGGGGCTACAGTCCCCCCGACCGCACAAAAACTCAGGGAACTTCTCATGCTTGGACAGTTCGTCCATTCCCACTCACTTCACTTTTTCATGCTGGCAGCTCCCGACTTTCTCATTGGTCACGAAGTGAACCCGGAAGAGAGAAACATACTCGGCCTGGTGAAAAAATCCCCTGAAATTGCCAAAAAGGCAATCGAGGTCAGAAAATTCGGTCAGAGACTGACAGAAGCGATTGGCGGAAAGCCAATTCATCCCTCTTCCGCAGTCCCCGGCGGGATATCCCATACCCTATCCGAACAGAGCCGTGCAGAGCTCCTGGCCATGGCTGAAAAATCCCTTGCCATTGCTATAGATTGCTGGGGAATGGCTAAGGATTTGCTCGAAAAGGCGGATCTCTCGTTTGGTGCTGTAGAATCATCATTCATGGGCCTCTCCAATAATGGAACCTTCTCAGTCTGCGAAGGTTCGCCACAGATACTTTCTCCCGAAGGAACGTTTGCCGGGACATATGATGGCGCGGGATACCTTGATTTCATTGAAGAGTACTCAGAGAGCTGGTCCTATCTGAAATTTGCGAGACTGGCAAGTGGCAACTACTATCGTGTAGGTCCTCTTGCGAGGTTAAATATCGTGAATTCGATGGGTACCCCCCGCGCTGACGAAGCCCTGGATGAATACCGGGACAAATTCGGCAGGGTGGTCCAGACAACCCTTGCCTATAATCCAGCCAGGTATATCGAGTTTCTGGCTGCAACGGAGCGGGCAGTTGATCTTCTTAAGGACCCCTCCATTACCGGTGATTTCATCAGAACCCCGATTAATGAGGTGGTAAACAAACGGGGGGTTGGCATCATCGAAGCTCCACGGGGAACTTTGATCCATGACTATACGGTAAACGATGAAGGGTTTATCGAAAAATGTAATCTCATCGTTGCAACATGCCAGAACAACTGGGCGATGGATCGTGGGGTGGAGGATGTAGCCCGCAAGGTTGTGCGAAATGGTGATATTTCAGAGAGCGCGAAAAATCAGATAGAGATGGTAATCAGGGCATATGATCCCTGCATATCCTGTGCAACCCATGCAATCAAACAAATGCCGGTAACATTTGAGCTGGTCCACGGGAAAAACGATAATAGAGATGGAAAGAGAATTCAGATTAAGAGGTGTTTGTGA
- a CDS encoding NADH-quinone oxidoreductase subunit B family protein, with product MKIAIEELAGCSGCTIAVLDLHEAILDIIEKADIVYSPVIMDVKTPPDDIDIAFVTGAVRNEENQERLRTIRKKAKTLVALGTCACYGGVSGLSMTHSRDEIFREVYQGVETANESNTIPVEVPEFLYRVFAVGDMVKIDYYIPGCPPKEARLKEIILPLITGDSISLSRKSVCSECDRKMGEVTEWALRRRHEGVPLPGKCLLGQGYLCLGPVTFCGCGASCPKNNVPCHGCNGPSLDILREPCRDIYNLMVRRIADLTDIPEKEIAKQFYDVSHTMYAFTMGSEVMEDKQISKIRELISEGGKR from the coding sequence ATGAAAATTGCCATTGAAGAGCTTGCAGGATGTTCCGGGTGTACAATCGCAGTACTCGATCTCCATGAAGCGATCCTCGACATCATTGAAAAGGCGGACATAGTATATTCCCCCGTCATCATGGATGTTAAAACACCACCTGATGACATCGACATCGCTTTTGTTACCGGCGCAGTACGGAATGAAGAGAATCAGGAACGGCTCAGAACCATAAGAAAGAAGGCAAAAACCCTTGTCGCACTCGGCACATGCGCATGTTATGGAGGAGTTTCCGGACTCTCGATGACTCACAGCAGGGATGAAATATTCAGAGAGGTTTATCAGGGAGTAGAGACTGCGAATGAATCAAATACCATTCCTGTGGAGGTTCCTGAGTTTCTTTATCGTGTCTTTGCCGTCGGGGATATGGTAAAAATCGATTATTATATACCGGGTTGCCCGCCAAAGGAGGCGAGGCTCAAAGAGATCATCCTGCCCTTGATAACGGGGGATTCGATCAGTCTCTCAAGAAAATCTGTTTGCTCCGAATGTGACCGGAAGATGGGGGAGGTTACCGAGTGGGCGCTGAGAAGACGCCATGAAGGAGTCCCTCTTCCAGGAAAATGTCTTCTGGGTCAGGGATATCTCTGCCTCGGACCGGTAACCTTCTGCGGATGCGGAGCATCATGTCCAAAAAACAATGTTCCCTGCCATGGGTGCAACGGTCCTTCGCTCGATATTCTCCGCGAGCCATGCCGGGATATCTACAATCTGATGGTACGGCGTATTGCAGACCTGACCGACATCCCGGAAAAAGAGATTGCAAAGCAGTTCTACGATGTAAGCCACACCATGTACGCCTTTACCATGGGGAGTGAAGTGATGGAGGACAAGCAAATTTCCAAGATCCGTGAACTTATCTCCGAGGGAGGTAAGCGATGA
- a CDS encoding hydrocarbon binding protein (contains V4R domain) — translation MTASYIDEAKEQFRTDLVFKSEDVPLRCDPPAAELEVTLHGLMQMNGYIIKSLEEIAGRGANAVTYRAGKKFGHEVAKYFEKKEDVEEALRELSYILHGQYSFEPWKPGDKEDYIVEEDGSTFIYLVFHDCIVRQTLRRIGQEQGGPFCQTLCGYVVGAVEEITGKRGKLEIIHTGPNACLKKLILK, via the coding sequence ATGACAGCCAGCTATATAGATGAAGCGAAGGAACAGTTCCGGACTGACCTTGTCTTTAAGTCCGAAGATGTCCCGCTCAGGTGTGATCCTCCCGCCGCAGAACTTGAGGTAACCCTGCACGGGCTCATGCAGATGAATGGATATATAATTAAGTCGCTCGAAGAGATTGCCGGACGGGGTGCAAATGCTGTCACTTACCGTGCCGGGAAAAAATTCGGACACGAGGTCGCAAAATACTTCGAAAAGAAAGAGGATGTTGAAGAAGCGCTAAGGGAACTTTCGTATATCCTCCACGGACAATATTCTTTCGAACCATGGAAACCGGGAGACAAGGAGGATTATATCGTCGAAGAAGACGGAAGCACGTTCATCTACCTTGTTTTCCACGACTGCATCGTCAGACAGACCCTCAGACGAATCGGGCAGGAACAGGGAGGGCCGTTCTGCCAGACGCTCTGCGGCTATGTCGTCGGTGCGGTGGAAGAGATCACCGGCAAACGCGGAAAACTTGAAATCATCCATACAGGTCCAAACGCCTGTCTCAAAAAACTGATCCTAAAATAG
- a CDS encoding 4Fe-4S dicluster domain-containing protein: protein MIEISVDKNACVGCGLCVKDCPMDVLELQNDTCTPIRPENCMGCLSCHEICPAQALEHKGAVPSRRMYISMKVCTMLRKVI, encoded by the coding sequence ATGATTGAAATCAGCGTTGACAAAAATGCATGCGTGGGATGCGGTTTATGCGTTAAGGATTGCCCAATGGATGTTTTGGAGCTCCAGAATGATACCTGCACACCTATCAGACCTGAAAACTGCATGGGATGCCTCTCATGCCATGAAATATGTCCTGCCCAGGCTCTTGAGCACAAAGGGGCAGTGCCTTCTCGCAGGATGTATATCAGCATGAAAGTGTGCACAATGCTCAGGAAAGTGATCTGA
- a CDS encoding A24 family peptidase C-terminal domain-containing protein — protein MIIPTLALSSVAIGLTLGYASILDIRERRVPFKTWYPMLGIAIPMAIVTYIILFFEGINPVFLAGIFIISALLCGFFYFASAYLHLFGGADAWALIFITACMPLYPVEPVVGYPLLAYFPLSVLINAVILNMLAPAAILGMNLKRGNRAPLRYMLVGYPVDGETIENEFGFIMEDFTENEDGSISRRYLSFGEAITRMLKGERRLYTRDFKRHPEEYRKELEIYRKAGRVWISYGVPFIVPICGGFISAVIFGDFLFIVMTALI, from the coding sequence ATGATAATTCCAACCCTTGCTCTCTCATCTGTAGCCATCGGCCTTACACTGGGTTATGCGTCAATTCTGGACATTCGTGAGCGCAGAGTTCCCTTTAAAACGTGGTATCCAATGCTTGGAATCGCGATTCCAATGGCAATTGTCACATACATAATTCTTTTTTTCGAAGGAATAAATCCCGTATTTTTAGCCGGAATTTTCATAATTTCTGCGTTGTTATGCGGATTTTTCTACTTTGCTTCAGCATATCTCCATCTCTTCGGGGGAGCCGATGCATGGGCGTTGATTTTTATTACTGCATGTATGCCACTGTATCCGGTGGAACCTGTGGTTGGCTATCCACTGCTTGCCTATTTCCCCTTGAGCGTTCTCATCAATGCGGTAATCCTGAATATGTTGGCACCTGCTGCCATTCTCGGAATGAATCTGAAGAGAGGAAATCGTGCCCCTCTACGATATATGCTGGTTGGATATCCAGTTGACGGGGAAACTATTGAAAATGAATTTGGATTTATTATGGAAGATTTTACCGAAAACGAAGATGGGAGTATATCCCGTCGTTACCTTTCATTCGGTGAGGCAATTACAAGAATGCTCAAAGGCGAGAGAAGGCTATATACAAGGGATTTCAAACGTCATCCTGAGGAATATCGAAAAGAACTGGAAATATACCGAAAGGCGGGAAGGGTATGGATATCATATGGGGTGCCTTTTATTGTTCCCATCTGTGGAGGATTCATATCAGCGGTGATATTTGGTGATTTCCTCTTTATCGTGATGACAGCTCTGATATAG
- the hisI gene encoding phosphoribosyl-AMP cyclohydrolase: MKLNFDDGGLIPVIAQEIGTGSVLMLAYANKEAVDKTRATGYAHYYSRSRRKIWKKGEESGNVQKVISILVDCDEDTLIYQVEQAGGAACHTGHATCFYRTIEGKIVAPRIFDPDEVYANKDE; this comes from the coding sequence ATGAAACTTAATTTTGATGATGGCGGGCTTATTCCCGTCATTGCGCAGGAAATTGGAACCGGATCTGTTTTGATGCTTGCATATGCAAATAAGGAGGCAGTGGACAAAACCCGCGCAACCGGGTATGCTCACTATTACTCCAGAAGTCGCAGAAAAATTTGGAAGAAAGGGGAAGAGTCAGGCAACGTTCAGAAGGTGATATCAATTCTCGTTGATTGTGATGAGGATACGCTTATCTATCAGGTAGAGCAGGCAGGTGGGGCCGCGTGTCATACCGGACATGCAACGTGTTTTTATCGTACGATTGAGGGAAAAATTGTAGCGCCCCGCATCTTTGATCCCGATGAGGTATATGCTAATAAGGATGAATGA
- a CDS encoding PINc/VapC family ATPase, whose product MKLVPDTSVVIDGRITSMLREGEYKGSTIIIPEAVIAELESQANQGREIGFSGLIELQELSKIAEAGEIELFYVGDRPSLEQVKLASGGEIDAIIRNVALEYEDARFITSDIVQAEVARAKGIDVLYLKPQIGDFSPLSIERFFDDTTVSVTLKERVKPIAKKGEPGNMKLVPVHDVALSEYDLRQTAQEILERAKRDPEGYIEIERRGVTVVQIGAMRISIARRPFTDGMEITAVRPVRKCVLDDYARADLVKKSLGTGKQGVIIAGTPGSGKTTLVRSIALSLVQAGYQVSSMESPRDLQTPEGITQFTALDGSMAQTAAVLLMSRPDFVIFDEIRKDDDFRVFADMRLSGVGMIGVLDAADVLEALQRILLRIELGVAAMSVSTIVLIKDGNILGVYSMNYAIRQPSDMPDSSAPRPVITVTDMQSGSPVGEAFRYEGETVILPLRKGEAPRPEPSPAVPSKVAKEETAPPAPVEEPAHEPEIPGENLAWKVAEREIQHEIGRFTDGPVKVRMLTDNKAVVYIDDRDVPAAIGKGGKNVAGIVNKLSIGIDIRPLSEYAEKEERSGAPKAEGITTSEGIELRTDKKNLSIISLENAGKIVDVFGGKEYLFTATVNDAGEITVAKSSTIAQDMIRRYEDGEVIRLKPVGN is encoded by the coding sequence ATGAAACTCGTACCCGATACGAGCGTCGTCATAGACGGACGCATCACCTCCATGCTCAGGGAGGGAGAATATAAGGGTTCCACAATAATAATACCCGAAGCCGTTATCGCAGAACTTGAATCACAGGCTAACCAGGGAAGGGAAATTGGTTTTAGCGGCCTTATCGAGCTTCAGGAACTCTCCAAAATCGCAGAAGCAGGGGAGATAGAACTCTTTTATGTTGGGGACCGGCCAAGTCTGGAACAGGTAAAACTCGCCAGTGGCGGGGAGATAGACGCAATTATTAGAAATGTGGCTCTTGAATACGAGGATGCACGGTTTATTACCAGCGATATTGTACAGGCTGAAGTTGCCCGCGCAAAGGGAATTGATGTCCTCTATCTCAAACCGCAGATCGGAGATTTTTCGCCTCTGTCAATTGAACGTTTCTTTGATGATACAACGGTTTCCGTTACCCTCAAAGAGCGTGTGAAACCCATCGCAAAGAAAGGTGAACCGGGGAACATGAAACTTGTCCCGGTGCATGATGTTGCCCTGAGTGAATATGACCTCAGGCAGACCGCACAGGAGATTCTCGAACGGGCTAAGCGTGACCCGGAAGGGTATATCGAGATAGAACGCCGTGGGGTCACCGTTGTTCAGATTGGTGCCATGCGTATATCCATCGCACGCCGACCGTTCACTGATGGGATGGAAATTACTGCTGTGCGTCCGGTAAGGAAATGTGTTCTTGATGATTATGCCCGGGCAGATCTTGTAAAAAAATCCCTTGGCACCGGAAAACAGGGGGTAATCATTGCAGGCACCCCCGGGAGCGGTAAAACGACCCTCGTGCGCAGCATTGCCCTCTCTCTTGTACAGGCTGGATATCAGGTATCTTCCATGGAGTCTCCGCGAGATCTCCAGACTCCAGAGGGAATTACCCAGTTTACCGCTCTTGACGGCAGTATGGCCCAGACCGCGGCAGTCCTCCTGATGTCCCGTCCGGATTTTGTCATATTTGATGAAATCAGGAAGGATGACGATTTCAGGGTATTTGCAGATATGCGCCTTTCGGGCGTTGGAATGATTGGTGTTCTTGATGCAGCAGATGTTCTGGAAGCTCTTCAGAGGATTCTCCTCAGGATTGAGTTGGGTGTTGCGGCAATGTCCGTCAGTACCATTGTCCTGATAAAGGATGGGAACATTCTGGGAGTATACAGCATGAACTATGCGATTCGGCAGCCGTCGGATATGCCGGACTCCTCTGCACCCCGTCCTGTGATTACCGTGACGGACATGCAGAGCGGTTCACCAGTTGGTGAGGCGTTCAGGTATGAGGGGGAAACAGTCATTCTCCCCCTCCGCAAAGGAGAAGCTCCACGTCCCGAACCGTCCCCGGCTGTGCCTTCGAAGGTTGCAAAGGAAGAAACCGCTCCCCCTGCTCCTGTTGAAGAACCGGCGCATGAACCTGAAATCCCCGGTGAAAATCTCGCATGGAAGGTGGCCGAACGTGAAATACAGCATGAAATCGGACGTTTCACTGATGGCCCGGTGAAAGTCAGAATGCTGACGGACAATAAGGCTGTTGTGTATATAGATGACCGGGATGTACCTGCTGCCATTGGAAAAGGAGGGAAAAATGTGGCGGGGATTGTTAATAAACTGTCCATCGGAATCGACATCCGTCCACTCTCGGAGTATGCCGAAAAAGAGGAACGTTCAGGGGCTCCAAAGGCTGAAGGTATTACCACAAGTGAGGGAATTGAGCTAAGGACCGACAAGAAGAATCTCTCAATTATCAGTCTGGAAAATGCAGGGAAGATCGTCGACGTATTTGGTGGGAAAGAGTATCTCTTCACCGCGACGGTAAACGATGCAGGTGAGATCACCGTTGCGAAGAGCAGCACCATAGCCCAGGACATGATTCGCCGGTATGAAGACGGGGAGGTCATCCGCCTCAAACCGGTAGGAAACTAA
- the leuS gene encoding leucine--tRNA ligase has translation MTKFDIKELESEYADAWKEQFRSDPGEKEKFYLNVAYPYPSGAMHVGHGRTYIVPDVIARFWRMQGKQVLYPMAFHVTGTPVIGISKRIAGRDEKTIRLYRDLYRVPGDILEQFVEPMEIVKYFSQEYERVMSRCGLSIDWRRRFTTVDPTYSRFIEWQYLHLHEQNRVVRGAHPVKYCMQCDNPVGDHDLMEGEHAEIIKFVLVMFAWDDYLIPCATLRPETTYGVTNLWVNPEVVYRKVKVDGQKWILSPEATEKITLQDHDVVIEGEIPGTDLIDETVSNPLSGEVKILPADFVDPDMATGIVMSVPAHAPFDYIALRDLQQAGKYTDIRPVALITVEGYGEFPAQDAVEKAGIIDQNDPAMEVLTQEVYNAEHSKGRMLPEYGGKPVKEAREDIADLMLERYGSAVMFEFDTRNVVCRCGSRVYVRILHDQWFLKYSDPEWKEEVHTDLDRISLVPPEVRAEFNRTIDWLNDWACTRRIGLGTHLPWDKDWLVEPLSDSTIYMSYYTIAHKIRSIDPALLTPDVFDYIFYGQGSPTTVEREILDDLRSEFLYWYPYDFRFSAKDLISNHLTFQLFHHDAIFPESLRPKGMVIFGMGLLEGAKMSSSKGNVILLEDAIDEFGADTVRMFLVGSAEPWQDFDWRNELVSSTRKQIERFWNTITDGVSATDSFDIDRWVLSRMQEHIQRTTDALKSFQTRQALQEAYFNVESDLKWYRRRLPEDVRTSVVINDIAQAWVRLLAPFIPYTTEKLWEMIGDGEPIAFSEWPVPDETKIDLNLELSEELLARTVEDIESIIKLIQIEPEHLILFVAPGWKYDVFRTVACAADRKKIIGEIMKDETMRARGKEATDAAKQVTNLIHRLPPELVRIIASSGIDEVDVFENVKDFLEREFRVKVSIVDAGESTHPKARAALPFKPAIVIE, from the coding sequence GTGACGAAGTTTGATATTAAAGAATTGGAATCGGAATATGCGGATGCATGGAAGGAGCAGTTCCGTTCAGACCCCGGAGAAAAAGAGAAATTCTACCTGAACGTTGCCTATCCTTATCCCAGCGGAGCGATGCATGTCGGTCATGGTCGAACGTATATTGTTCCCGATGTCATTGCCCGGTTTTGGAGAATGCAGGGCAAACAAGTTCTCTATCCGATGGCATTTCATGTAACGGGGACGCCTGTGATTGGCATATCGAAAAGAATTGCCGGCAGGGATGAGAAGACCATCCGCCTGTATCGCGATCTCTACCGTGTTCCTGGGGATATCCTGGAGCAGTTTGTCGAACCGATGGAGATTGTCAAGTATTTCAGCCAGGAATATGAACGGGTGATGAGCAGGTGTGGCCTCTCTATTGACTGGCGGCGCAGGTTTACCACTGTCGACCCAACCTACAGCAGATTTATTGAATGGCAGTATCTTCATCTACATGAACAGAACAGGGTCGTTCGTGGCGCCCACCCGGTAAAATACTGCATGCAATGCGACAATCCGGTTGGTGATCATGACCTGATGGAAGGGGAGCATGCGGAGATCATCAAATTTGTTCTGGTTATGTTTGCCTGGGACGATTATCTCATCCCATGTGCAACATTGAGGCCTGAAACGACGTATGGTGTCACCAATCTGTGGGTCAACCCTGAAGTTGTCTATCGGAAGGTGAAAGTCGATGGGCAGAAATGGATTCTCTCCCCCGAAGCCACTGAAAAAATCACTCTCCAGGATCATGACGTCGTCATTGAAGGAGAGATCCCGGGCACAGATCTTATTGATGAAACGGTCTCCAATCCACTGAGCGGTGAAGTAAAGATTCTTCCGGCCGACTTTGTCGACCCGGATATGGCCACGGGCATCGTAATGAGTGTCCCGGCGCATGCACCATTCGATTATATCGCCCTCAGGGATCTCCAGCAGGCAGGAAAATATACTGATATCCGTCCTGTAGCCCTGATTACGGTTGAGGGATATGGCGAGTTTCCGGCGCAGGATGCCGTTGAGAAGGCTGGCATCATCGATCAAAATGATCCTGCCATGGAAGTCCTGACCCAGGAAGTCTACAATGCCGAACATTCGAAGGGTCGCATGCTTCCGGAATATGGCGGGAAACCGGTCAAGGAAGCACGAGAGGATATCGCAGATCTGATGCTTGAGCGGTATGGTTCGGCGGTGATGTTCGAATTCGACACAAGAAATGTCGTCTGTCGCTGCGGCTCACGAGTATATGTCCGGATACTTCACGACCAATGGTTCCTGAAATATAGTGACCCCGAGTGGAAAGAAGAGGTGCACACTGACCTTGATCGTATCTCTCTTGTACCGCCCGAGGTTCGCGCCGAATTCAACCGTACCATAGACTGGTTGAATGACTGGGCATGCACCCGGCGCATAGGGCTTGGAACACATCTCCCCTGGGATAAGGACTGGCTGGTCGAACCTCTCTCTGATTCGACAATCTATATGTCTTATTATACCATTGCCCATAAGATCCGGTCGATTGATCCCGCACTTCTCACTCCCGACGTCTTCGATTATATATTCTATGGGCAGGGCTCCCCGACAACTGTCGAGAGGGAGATTCTCGATGATCTGCGCAGCGAATTCTTATACTGGTACCCATATGATTTCAGATTTTCTGCTAAGGATCTCATATCCAATCACCTGACCTTCCAGCTCTTCCATCATGACGCCATATTCCCCGAATCACTACGTCCGAAGGGAATGGTCATTTTCGGGATGGGCCTTCTCGAAGGGGCGAAGATGTCATCCTCAAAAGGGAATGTCATTCTTCTCGAGGATGCGATCGATGAATTTGGGGCCGATACCGTCAGAATGTTTCTCGTCGGCAGCGCGGAACCCTGGCAGGATTTTGACTGGAGAAATGAACTGGTATCTTCCACCAGAAAACAAATTGAACGGTTCTGGAATACCATCACGGATGGTGTTTCAGCCACTGATTCCTTTGATATTGATCGCTGGGTACTCTCCCGGATGCAAGAACATATTCAGCGGACGACAGATGCCCTGAAGTCATTCCAGACCCGGCAGGCTCTCCAGGAGGCATATTTCAATGTCGAGTCCGATCTTAAATGGTATCGCCGGCGTCTTCCTGAGGATGTGAGGACCTCTGTGGTAATCAATGATATTGCACAGGCCTGGGTGCGGCTACTTGCACCGTTCATACCCTATACCACAGAAAAACTATGGGAAATGATTGGTGACGGAGAGCCTATTGCGTTTTCAGAATGGCCCGTTCCGGATGAAACAAAGATTGACCTGAATCTAGAACTCTCGGAAGAACTACTTGCAAGGACCGTTGAGGATATCGAGTCGATCATCAAGCTGATCCAGATTGAACCGGAGCACCTGATCCTTTTCGTCGCACCTGGATGGAAGTATGATGTATTCAGAACGGTGGCCTGTGCTGCCGACCGTAAGAAGATTATCGGGGAGATCATGAAGGATGAAACCATGCGTGCCCGTGGGAAAGAGGCAACCGATGCAGCAAAACAGGTAACGAATCTGATTCATCGGCTCCCCCCTGAACTTGTCCGGATCATTGCATCGTCGGGGATTGATGAAGTGGACGTCTTTGAAAATGTGAAGGATTTCCTGGAACGTGAATTCAGGGTGAAGGTCTCCATTGTGGACGCCGGCGAAAGCACTCATCCAAAGGCTCGCGCCGCACTTCCGTTCAAGCCGGCGATCGTCATTGAATAA
- a CDS encoding DUF5611 family protein: MTEYQIKRGFKTGLSERMTDGLEKYFGVTADETDGRYSISYGSFLRLEVYTGEKEKTLICESESDMGIFDRMPEDEANAVVLDTNKRFRQYLEYVTGFNTKERKKNAEKAAKK, encoded by the coding sequence ATGACTGAATACCAGATCAAGCGCGGATTTAAAACCGGCCTGAGTGAACGGATGACAGATGGTCTGGAGAAGTACTTCGGAGTGACTGCGGATGAGACAGATGGCCGCTATTCGATATCGTATGGATCATTTTTACGGCTTGAGGTATATACCGGAGAAAAGGAGAAGACACTGATCTGCGAATCCGAATCCGACATGGGAATTTTTGACAGGATGCCGGAGGATGAGGCAAACGCCGTCGTTCTCGACACAAATAAAAGGTTCCGCCAATACCTGGAATATGTCACCGGGTTCAATACAAAAGAGCGCAAGAAGAATGCCGAAAAAGCTGCAAAAAAATAG
- a CDS encoding proteasome assembly chaperone family protein yields MEDIKIHSLDLDGEDLTVFMGFPGSGLVGSIALAHMVDVLEFTHIGNITSKYFPAMAMMVNGVINAPVRIYRKDSYVILISDVPVHPMICYEISNGILDWLEPFSIKEVVVIAGIVTNEPEKRVFGVATDNNSLERIQGHAEILPMGSITGIAGSMLVECKVNGTPSFGLLGETINNPDPRAAASVIKILNQIYGFNLDVEPLIEQATEIEAALQQMAEQVEQAEQAPLKKEQLPMYG; encoded by the coding sequence GTGGAGGATATAAAGATTCATTCACTTGATCTTGATGGGGAAGACCTTACCGTGTTCATGGGATTTCCCGGCAGTGGCCTCGTGGGCAGCATAGCACTGGCCCATATGGTTGATGTACTGGAATTTACCCATATTGGCAACATTACGAGCAAATACTTCCCTGCCATGGCGATGATGGTCAATGGAGTAATCAATGCTCCCGTCAGAATTTATCGGAAGGATTCCTATGTCATACTCATCTCTGATGTTCCTGTTCATCCTATGATCTGTTATGAAATATCAAATGGGATCCTTGATTGGCTGGAACCGTTTTCGATAAAGGAAGTGGTGGTCATCGCAGGAATTGTCACCAACGAGCCGGAAAAACGGGTTTTTGGCGTTGCCACGGACAACAACTCTCTTGAACGAATTCAAGGCCATGCTGAAATCCTCCCAATGGGAAGCATTACTGGTATTGCCGGTAGCATGCTTGTTGAATGCAAAGTCAACGGAACTCCTTCATTTGGCCTCCTGGGTGAAACGATAAACAACCCTGATCCCAGAGCGGCCGCATCGGTGATCAAGATACTTAACCAGATTTATGGATTTAATCTCGATGTCGAACCCCTCATCGAACAGGCGACGGAAATCGAAGCAGCGCTTCAGCAGATGGCAGAACAGGTTGAACAGGCTGAACAGGCGCCCTTGAAAAAAGAACAGCTTCCAATGTACGGGTGA